Proteins from one Ketobacter alkanivorans genomic window:
- a CDS encoding lysophospholipid acyltransferase family protein, with translation MSVRDFLKNLLVSKETEAIVDKIPKPVGSFGYDPWGYNTDAVKIALSVMRPIYEDYFRVEAFGLENIPANGRLLVIANHSGQLPFDGSLVGYAMATSPHTPRVVRVMVERWFPTIPFVGNIFNEMGAVLGDPINCGKMLRNEEAIVVFPEGVRGSGKTWDKRYKLQRFGLGFMHLAMTENTPIIPVGIVGCEETMPTPFHLKRLARLFGMPYLPVTTPIPLPAKVRLYFGEPMMFEGPVSSEDDVAVKVERVKDEINKLIQRGLQERSGWFE, from the coding sequence ATGAGTGTCCGAGATTTTCTGAAGAATCTTCTGGTTTCTAAGGAGACAGAAGCAATTGTGGATAAGATACCCAAGCCTGTGGGCTCCTTTGGTTATGATCCCTGGGGTTACAACACTGACGCAGTAAAAATTGCGCTCAGTGTGATGCGCCCGATTTATGAGGATTATTTCCGGGTGGAGGCATTTGGCCTGGAAAATATCCCTGCCAATGGGCGGCTGTTGGTGATTGCCAATCACAGCGGCCAGTTACCCTTTGATGGCAGTTTGGTGGGATACGCTATGGCCACCAGCCCACACACTCCACGGGTCGTGCGTGTTATGGTGGAGCGCTGGTTTCCGACTATTCCTTTTGTTGGCAACATATTCAATGAGATGGGCGCAGTATTGGGTGACCCCATCAACTGCGGCAAGATGTTGCGCAATGAAGAGGCCATTGTAGTGTTCCCTGAGGGGGTGCGTGGTTCGGGCAAAACCTGGGATAAACGCTATAAATTGCAGCGTTTCGGTCTGGGCTTTATGCATTTGGCCATGACCGAGAATACGCCCATTATCCCTGTGGGAATCGTGGGCTGTGAGGAAACCATGCCGACCCCGTTTCATTTGAAACGCTTGGCCCGGCTGTTTGGTATGCCTTACCTGCCGGTGACCACGCCAATCCCTCTGCCTGCCAAGGTGCGCTTGTATTTCGGTGAACCGATGATGTTTGAAGGGCCGGTAAGCAGTGAGGATGATGTGGCGGTTAAAGTGGAGCGGGTTAAAGATGAAATCAACAAGTTGATCCAGCGAGGCTTGCAGGAAAGGAGTGGGTGGTTCGAATGA